The genomic window TGGTGAGGGCGAGCGGGAACGCGCAGTTGGAGATGCCCAGCAGCAGCGCCCACGCCCAGGCGCCCGCGGCGGGCGCGAGATAGAGGCCCGTGTAACCGGTCAGTCCGCACAGGCCGAGGGCGGCGACGATCGGGCCCTGGTGGGTGAAGCGGGTGGCCAGGCGCGGGATGACGAAGGCGAGCGGGACGCCCATGACCATCGTCACCGCGAGCAGGACACCGGCCGTGCCCGCCGGGACACCCGCGTCGCGGAAGATCTGGGGCAGCCAGCCCATGGCGACGTAGGCGCCGGTGGCCTGGAGGCCGAAGAAGCAGGCGAGAGCCCAGGCGGTACGGCTGCGGGTGATGCGCAGCGCGGGCGCCGACCGGTCGCCGCGGGGCCGGGCGGCCGGGGTGTCCGCGGTGTCCGTGGTCCCCGTCCCCTCGCGCTCGCGCAGCAGCAGGAGCCACGGCCCGACGGCGACCGCCGCGACCCCGGCCCAGACCGCGAGGCCGGCCTGCCAACTGCCGCCCAGGGCCTCGGTCATGGGCACCGTCGCCGCCGCGGCGAGCGCGGTGCCGAGGGAGAGCGCCATGGAGTAGAGCCCCGTGACGCTGCCGATGCGCTCGGGGAAGTACCGCTTGACGATCACCGGCATCAGGATGTTGCTGACCGCGATGCCCATGAGGGCGAGTGCGCTCGCGGCAAGGAAGCCGGGGGTGCTGCCGGCGAAGGGCCGTATGAGCAGACCCGTGGCGATGGCGGCCATGCCGGCGCAGACGATCGCCGCGGCGCCGAAGCGGCGGGCGAGCCGTGGCGCAGCCAGGCCGAACACGGCGAAGCAGAGCGGCGGCACGGAGGTGACCACTCCGGCCACGCTGCCGCTCATGTGCAGACCGTTCTGGACCTCTTCGAGGAGCGCGCCGAGGCTGGTGATGGCGGGGCGGAGGTTGAGCGCGGCGAGCACGAGGCCGACGAGGACCAGCCGCAGGAGCCACACCGTGGCTTTCGGGGCGGGAGAATCGGGGTGTGTACGGGCTGCCGCGGCGACGGCGGGGCTGAGGGTCTGGGTCTCGTCCGGCATGAAAGCCATCATAGAATCATGGGATGATTGGTTGTCCAATCCCGAACGTCCCGAACGGAACTCGCGGGCGCATCGCGCCTCACCGCCACGGCGCACCCCGCGGACAAGGAGCACCATGGCGCTGACCTCTCCCCGGCGCTCCGCACTCTCGGACCAGGTGATCGCCGAGCTGCGGAACCAGATCACCTCGGGCGAGTGGCCGGTGGGCTCACGCATCCCGACCGAGCCCGAGCTGGTCGAGCAGCTCGGCGTGGCCCGGAACACCGTCCGCGAGGCCGTCCGCGCGCTCGCGCACAACGGGCTGCTCGACATCCGCCAGGGCTCGGGCACCTATGTGGTGGCGACCAGCGAGCTGGCCGGTGTGATGCACCGCAGGTTCGCCGACGCCGATCCGCGCCATGTCGCCGAGGTGCGCTCCACGCTGGAGTCCTCGGCGGCGCGGCTGGCCGCCGAGCGCCGCACCCGGCGGGACCTCAAGCAGCTCGACGCGCTGCTCGCGCGCCGCGAGGAGGCGTGGGCGACGGGCGATGCCGAGCGCTTCGTCGCCGCCGACACGACGTTCCATCTGGCGGTCGTCGCCGCGTCCCACAACGAGGTGCTGACCGGGCTCTACGCGGACCTGGGCGATGTGCTGCGGGACTGGCTGCGCGAGGACCTGGGCCACGACCTGCGTCCCGAGTACCACATGGACCATGCGCGGCTGGTCGAGGCGATCCGCGCGGGCGACGGGGACACGGCGGCGGCCGAGGCGGCGAGCTACCCGTTCATGTGCCTGCGGCCCCCGGCAAAGACGTAGAACCCGCGCCAACGCCCGGGGCGGCAGGGCGGCGGGGCGGCAGGGCGGCGGGGCGGCAGGGCGGCAGGGCGGCAGGGCGGCAGGGCGGCAGGGCGGCAGGGCGGCAGGGCGGCGGGAGCAGGTCTACGGGACGCGTACGTGGCTCACCCAGGCGGCCTGTATCTCCTTCCAGCACCGCTCGGTGAGCGTGGCGTACGCGGTCGCCGAGACGTCGACGGGACTGCTGTCCGCGTCGACGTCCCACCACCGCGCGCACTCGACGTGCAGCTGGACCCGGTCGGTGTCGAGGTAGGAGTTGCGGCAGTACGCCGTGGCGCGGGAGCCCTCGACGACGACGTCGCAGTCCGCCCCGAAGGGCCGGGGGGCGGGATCGTCACGCGGCAGGGCGGCCGCGGCACCGGCCGGCGGCAGGAACAGGGCCGCCAGCCCGCCCAGCACCGTCACACAGCGCCAGAACGTACGCACACCACGCACAGGGGACCTCCTCGGCCGTACGGCGGCGGATGCCGCTGCTGCACCACAAGGAAGGGGTTGCCACCACTCCAGAGTCCCTCCTCCGGGGACACCGGCGCCCGTTCCGTTACTCCGAACGGGCGACGCCCCGGCCTCCCGCACACAGCGGGTGACCGGGGCACCGTGAAAAGACGCGGCAGGCGTGAAGGCCGGTGACGCTACGCGCCCATCATGTGCACGCCGCCGTCGACGTGGACGATCTCACCGGTGGTCTTCGGGAACCAGTCGGAGAGGAGGGCGACGACACCGCGGCCCGTGGGCTCCGGGTCGGCCATGTCCCACTCGAGCGGGGAGCGGTGGTTCCAGACGTCCGCGAGGTCGCTGAAGCCCGGGATGGACTTGGCGGCCATGGAGCCGAGCGGACCCGCCGAGATCAGGTTGCAGCGCACGTTCTGCTTGCCCAGGTCGCGCGCGAGGTAGCGGGAGGTGGCCTCCAGTGCGGCCTTCGCCGGGCCCATCCAGTCGTACTGCGGCCAGGCGAACTGCGCGTCGAAGGTCAGGCCGACGACCGAGGCGCCCTCGTGCGGGAAGAGCGGCAGGCAGGCCATGGTCAGCGACTTCAGCGAGAACGCCGAGACGTGCATCGCGGTCGAGACCGACTCGAACGGCGTGTTCAGGAAGTTGCCGCCGAGCGCGTCCTGCGGCGCGAAGCCGATGGAGTGCACGACGCCGTCCAGGCCGCCGAGCTCCTCGCGGACCAGGTCGGCGAGGCGGCCGAGGTGCTCGTCGTTGGTGACGTCGAGCTCGAGGACCTTGGTGGGCGCGGGGAGCTTCTTGGCGATCCGCTCGGTCAGGGTGGGCCGCGGGAAGGCCGTCAGGATGATCTCCGCACCCTGCTCCTGGGCCAGCTTCGCGGTGTGGAAGGCGATGGAGGACTCCATCAGCACACCGGTGATGAGGATGCGCTTGCCGGCGAGGATTCCACTCATGTGATCAGTGACCCATGCCCAATCCGCCGTCAACGGGGATGACGGCTCCAGTGATGTACGAGGCGTCGTCGGAGGCGAGGAACTTCACCGTGGCGGCGATCTCCTCCGGCTTCGCGTAACGGCCGAGCGGCACCTGCGAGACGATGCCCGCGCGCTGCTCGTCCGTGAGCACCTTGGTCATGTCGGTGTCGACGAAACCGGGTGCGACGACGTTGAACGTGATGTTCCGCGAGCCGAGCTCGCGGGCGAGGGAACGGGCGAAGCCGACCAGGCCGGCCTTGGAGGCGGCGTAGTTGGCCTGACCCGCGGAGCCGAGCAGGGCGACCACCGAGGAGACGAGCACGACGCGGCCCTTCTTGGCGCGCAGCATGCCGCGGTTGGCGCGCTTCACGATGCGGAACGCGCCCGTCAGGTTGGTGTCGAGCACGGAGACGAAGTCCTCTTCGGACATCCGCATCAGCAGCTGGTCCTTGGTGACGCCGGCGTTGGCCACCAGCACCTCCACGGGACCGTGCTTGTCCTCGATCTCCTTGTAGGCCTGCTCCACCTGCTCCGCGTCGGTGATGTCGCAGCGGACGGGCAGGCAGCCCAGCTTCGTCAGCTCCTCCGGCGGCTCACCCGACCGGTAGGTGATCGCGACCTTGTCGCCGGCCTCGGCGAACGCGCGGGCGATGGCGAGGCCGATGCCCCGGTTTCCTCCGGTGACGAGAACCGAGCGGCTCAACGGATCACCCTTTCGATAGCGATCTGCATACGGATTGCATATGGCTTGTACTGCGAAAACCTATCGCTACCGGCCTGGGTCGGGAGAATCGGCGCCCGACAGTGGCGCCCGGTGTCTGCTGTGGGGACCCTACAGTCGGCGTCCGTCGTCGCCCGCGTCGGCGACGACTGTGGAAACTCCCTCGGAACTGTCCTGGCCACGTGCTTGACTTCGGCGTAGTGATCCCAAGCACGTCGAAGTGATCCGAAGTCCGAAGGAGAGGCCACCTGTGCCCCATGACATCGATCAGACGTTCCTCGCGCTGCCGCTGCGTGCGCTCGCGGACGCGGCGCTGGCCCGGGCCCGTGCGCTGGGTGCCGAGCACGCCGACTTCCGGCTGGAGCGGGTCCGCAGCGCCGCATGGCGGCTGCGGGACGCGAAGCCGGCGGGTTCCTCCGACACGACCGACCTCGGGTATGCGGTGCGGGTGGTGCACGGCGGGGCGTGGGGTTTCGCGTCCGGGGTCGATCTGACCATGGACGCCGCCGCGAAGGTGGCGTCGCAGGCGGTGGCGATGGCGAAGCTGTCGGCCCGGGTGATCGCGGCGTCGGGTCCGACTGGGGGTCCCCCCATCGAAGGTAGGGGGAGGGTGGAGCTGGCAGAGGAGCCGGTGCACACGGAGCGGACGTGGGTGTCGTCGTACGAGATCGATCCGTTCGCGGTCGCCGACGAGGAGAAGTCCGCGCTGCTGGCGGACTGGAGCTCCCGGCTGCTGGGCGCGGAGGGCGTGGCGCATGTGGACGCCTCCCTGCTGACCGTGCACGAGAACAAGTTCTACGCGGACACCGCGGGCACCGTCACCACCCAGCAGCGGGTGCGGCTGCACCCCCAGCTCACCGCCGTCGCCGTCGACGAGACGACCGGCGAGTTCGACTCCATGCGGACGGTCGCGCCGCCGGTGGGCCGCGGCTGGGAGTACCTGACCGGCACGGGCTGGGACTGGGATTCCGAGCTGGAGCAGATCCCGGAGCTGCTCGCCGAGAAGATGCGCGCGCCGAGCGTCGAGGCGGGACGGTACGACCTGGTCGTGGACCCGTCCAATCTGTGGCTGACGATCCACGAGTCGATCGGCCACGCCACCGAGCTCGACCGTGCGCTCGGCTACGAGGCGGCGTACGCGGGGACGTCATTCGCCACCTTCGACCAGCTGGGCACGTTGCGCTACGGCTCGCCGGTGATGAACGTGACCGGCGACCGGACGGCGGAGCACGGCCTCGCAACGGTCGGCTACGACGACGAGGGCGTCGAGGCGCAGAGCTGGGACCTGGTGAAGGACGGCACGCTCGTCGGGTACCAGCTGGACCGGCGCATCGCCCGGCTGACGGGCCTCGGCCGGTCCAACGGCTGCGCCTTCGCGGACTCCCCCGGGCATGTGCCGGTGCAGCGCATGGCGAACGTGTCGCTCCAGCCGGATCCGGGCGGGCTGTCGACGGAGGATCTGGTCGGGGGCGTGGAGCGCGGGATCTATGTGGTCGGCGACCGGTCGTGGTCGATCGACATGCAGCGGTACAACTTCCAGTTCACGGGCCAGCGCTTCTTCCGGATCGAGGGCGGCAGGCTGGCAGGGCAGCTGCGCGACGTGGCGTACCAGGCGACGACGACGGACTTCTGGGGCTCGATGGAGAAGGTCGGCGGCCCGCAGACGTACGTCCTGGGCGGCGCCTTCAACTGCGGCAAGGCCCAGCCGGGCCAGGTGGCGGCGGTCTCCCACGGCTGCCCGTCCGCCCTGTTCCGCGGCGTCAACATCTTGAACACCACGCAGGAGGCGGGGCGATGAGCACGCCGTACACGTTCGCCCGCGCAACGCACCGTCCCCACCCGACGCAGGAGGCCCGTCGATGAGCGCCGTCAGCAAGCCGCACGAGATCGTCGAGCGTGCCCTCGACCTGTCCACCGCCGACGGCTGCGTGGTCATCGCCGACGAGGAGTCGTCGGCCAATCTGCGCTGGGCGGGCAATGCCCTGACCACCAACGGGGTGACCCGTGGCCGCACGCTCACCGTGATCGCGACCGTGGACGGCAAGGAGGGCACGGCTTCGGGTGTGGTGTCCCGCTCGGCCGTGACCGCCGAGGACCTGGAGCCGCTGGTGCGGGCCGCCGAGGCGGCCGCACGGGCGGCCGGGCCCGCGGAGGACGCGCAGCCGCTGGTCACCGGGGTGCCGGTGGCCGGGGACTTCACGGACGCGCCGGCCGAGACGTCGTCCGCCGTCTTCACGGACTTCGCACCCGCGCTCGGCGAGGCGTTCGCCAGGGCCCGCTCCGGCGGCCGTGAGCTGTACGGCTTCGCCCACCACCGGCTGACCTCGACGTATCTCGGTACGTCCACGGGTGTGCGGCTCCGCCACGACCAGCCCACCGGCACGCTGGAGGTCAACGCCAAGTCGCCGGACCGCACGCGCTCCGCCTGGGCGGGCCGCTCGACCCGGGACTTCAAGGACGTGGACCCGGCCGCGCTCGACGCGGAGCTGGCGACGCGGCTGGGCTGGGCCGAGCGGCGCATCGAGCTGCCCGCCGGGCGGTACGAGACGCTGCTGCCGCCCACCGCCGTCGCGGATCTGCTGATCTACCAGCTGTGGTCGGCGGCGGGCCGGGACGCCGCGGAGGGGCGCACGGTCTTCTCGAAGCCCGGTGGCGGCACCCGGGTCGGCGAGACGCTGTCCGAGCTGCCGCTCACACTGCGCAGCGATCCGCACGAGCCGGGTCTGGAGTCCGCGCCGTTCGTCATCGCCCACGCCTCCGGTGACGACGCCTCCGTCTTCGACAACGGTCTGCCGCTCGCCCCGACCGCGTGGGTGCGGGACGGGAAGCTGGACCGGCTGGTCACCACGCGGCACAGCGCGGGCCTGACCGGTCTGCCGGTCGCCCCCGCCATCGGCAACGTCATCCTGGAGGGCGGCGACGAGGAGCGCTCGCTGGAGGAGATGGTCGCGGGCACGGAGCGTGGGCTGCTGCTCACCTGTCTCTGGTACATCCGGGAGGTCGACCCGGCGACGCTGCTGCTGACCGGGCTGACCCGTGACGGGGTCTATCTCGTCGAGAACGGCGAGGTGGCCGGCGAGGTGAACAACTTCCGGTTCAACGAGTCGCCGGTGGACCTGCTGTCCCGGGCGGCCGAGGCGGGCCGGACGGAGAAGACGCTGCCGCGCGAGTGGAGCGACTGGTTCACCAGGGCCGCGATGCCCGCGCTGCGGATCCCGGACTTCAACATGAGCTCGGTCAGCCAGGGTGTATGAGCCCATAGACTGCCCTGGGCAGGTTCTCCGGACAGAATCCCATCCATTCCCCTTGTTCGAGGAGTAAAAGAACCGTGACGGACATCGTCGACGAGCTGAAGTGGCGCGGGCTTTTCGCCCTGTCCACTGACGAGGACGCTTTGCGCAAGGCGCTCGCGGACGGTCCCGTCACGTTCTATTGCGGCTTCGACCCGACCGCGCCCAGCCTGCACGTGGGCCACCTCGTGCAGGCGCTCACCATGCGCCGGCTCCAGCAGGCGGGCCACCGCCCGCTGGCGCTGGTGGGCGGGGCGACCGGGCAGATCGGCGACCCGAAGCCGACCGCCGAGCGCACGCTGAACGATCCGGAGACCGTCGCGGCCTGGGTGGAGCGCGTGCGCGCCCAGATCGAGCCGTTCCTGTCCTTCGAGGGCGAGAACGCGGCGGTCATGGTCAACAACCTGGACTGGACGGCGGGGATGTCCGCCATCGAGTTCCTGCGGGACATCGGCAAGCACTTCCGCGTCAACAAGATGCTGACGAAGGACTCGGTCGCCCGCCGGCTGGAGTCCGACCAGGGGATCAGCTACACCGAGTTCAGCTACCAGCTGCTCCAGGGCATGGACTTCCTGGAGCTGTACCGGCGCTTCGGCTGCACCTTGCAGCAGGGCGGCAGCGACCAGTGGGGCAATCTGACGGCCGGTCTCGACCTGATCCACCGTCTGGAGCCGCACGCCACGGCGCACGCGCTGGCCACGCCGCTGATGACGAAGGCGGACGGCACGAAGTTCGGCAAGACGGAGGGCGGCGCCGTCTGGCTGGACCCGGAGATGACGACGCCGTACGCGTTCTACCAGTTCTGGCTGAACGTGGACGACCGCGATGTCTCGGGCTACATGAGGATCCTCAGCTTCAAGAGCCGTGAGGAACTGGAGGAGCTGGAGAAGCTCACCGAGGAGCGTCCGCAGGCGCGAGCCGCGCAGCGTGCACTCGCCGAGGAGCTGACGACGCTGGTGCACGGCGCCGACCAGTGCGCGGCGGTCATCGCCGCGTCGAAGGCGCTCTTCGGCCAGGGTGAGCTCGCCGAGCTGGACGGGGCGACACTGGCCGCGGCGCTCTCGGAGCTGCCGCACGCACGGGTGACCGAGCTCGGCCCCGTCGCCGATCTCTTCGCGGAGGTCGGTCTCGTGGCGAGCAAGTCGGCTGCCCGCCGCACGATCAAGGAGGGCGGTGCCTACGTGAACAACGCGAAGGTGACCGCCGAGGACGCCGTGGCCTCGCCCGGGGACCTGCTGCACGGCCGGTGGCTGGTGCTGCGCCGCGGCAAGAGGAACCTGGCCGCGGTCGAGGTCGCCGCGGGCTGACCCCGATAGGCCCGGACCGGGCACACGGCATACGCAACGGCGGCGGCCGGGCGGGGCATGATGCCCGCCCGGCCGCTGCCGTGTGTCGTGCTGCCGTGTGTGCGCCGTGCTGCCGTGTGGCGTGCTGCCGTGTGTGCGCCGTGCTGCCGTGTGGCGTGCTGCCGGCGTAAGTACGTCAGGCTCTCTGCTTCTTCTCGCCGCGTACGGCCATGTAGAGCATCTCGCCCAGGCCGACCACGATCAGGGCGGCGACGATCTGGAGGGCGTGCCGGCCCCAGTCGATGCCCCGGGTCTCCGCGATTCCGAGCGCTTCCGCGATCACGTTGCCGAGGATCGCGCCGATCATGCCGAAGATCGTGAGGAGCCACAGGGGGCTGTGCTGCTTGCCCGGCAGGATGGCCTTGGCCAGCAATCCCAGCACGAACCCGACGATGATCGCCCACAACCAGTGCATGTCTGCCTCCCGGTCTGCATCGACGTGAGCATTAGGGACAGTCTCGGTGCATCAGCCGTACGGCGCATGTCGGACGGGGCCGTACGCGGTACGGGGACGGGCGTTCGCCCTGGTGAGCGCGGACCCGGTCTCGTAAGCGGCGGAGCCGAGGCGTACGGTGGACACAGGTCCGGGCCGGGGAGAGCCCGGCGTGGCGCCCTGGCGGTGGACAGTGATGCGGAAGCGGAGTGAGGGCGAGGTCTTCCGGATCACCGGGGCCCGGCAGGGGCTCGCGGACGACGTCCGCGGCCGGCAGCGCCGCTATGTGATCTCGATGTCCGTGCGGACCGTGGCCGTGATCCTGGCCGCCGTGCTCTGGAACGTCGAACGGCATGTGGCGATCGTGGCGCTGGTGCTGGGCGCGCTGCTGCCGTACGTCGCCGTGGTCATCGCCAACGCCGGTCGGGAGAACGCCCCGTCGCTGCCGTCGACCTTCATCCCGCCGCCGGTGCGGCCGATGCTGGACCCGGGCGGATCCCCGGCGCAGGACGACGGTGAGGAACCGGAACGGGCGGGGTCCGCGAACCTCAGGAATAGCTCAGATCAATCGTGAAGTTCCGGTGCACCGCGAGGTGTTCCGCGTGACATACTTCCTGTGCGCTCCGCATCCCCCGTCGGAGCGACGGACCGACGCCGGGCAGCTCCCCCCGTGGCTGCTCGGCGTCGCTTTGTTCTGCTCGCGTCGGGGACAATGACCCGGTGAGTGACGAGACCCCGATCTGTTCCGCCAAGGGCTGCCGTACCGCCGCCGTCTGGGTGCTGGCCTGGAACAACCCGAAGCTGCACACGCCGGAGCGGCGCAAGACCTGGCTCGCGTGCGAGGAGCATCGCGAGCATCTCTCCCAGTTCCTCGGTGTGCGGGGTTTCCTCAAGGACGTCGTGACGCTCGACGCGTGGGAGCGCGAGCGGCGCGACTCAGCCGCCGATGGCTGACATGGGGCGCGTGGGCTGAAGGAAGGTCGGGTCGTCCAGCCCGGATCCGGCCTTCTTCCCCCACATCGCGAGCCGCCAGATCCGGGCGATCTCCTCGTCCGGGGCGCCGGAGCGCAGCGCGCCGCGCAGGTCCGTCTCCTCCTGGGCGAAGAGACAGGTGCGGACCTGTCCGTCGGCGGTGAGGCGGGTGCGGTCGCAGGCGGCGCAGAAGGGGCGGGTGACCGAGGCGATGACGCCGACCCGGTGGGGTCCGCCGTCCACGATCCAGCGCTCGGCGGGCGCGGAGCCCCTGGCCTCGTCGCCCTCGGGGGTGAGGGTGAAGCGCGTACGCAGCGACTGCAGGATGTCACCGGCGGTGATCATGCCCTCCCGCTTCCAGCCGTGCTGGGCGTCGAGCGGCATCTGCTCGATGAAACGCAGCTCGTACTCGTGCTCGACGGCCCAGGCGAGCAGCTCGGGGGCCTCGTCGTCGTTCAGCCCCGGCATCAGGACCGTGTTGACCTTGACGGGGGTCAGTCCGGCGTCGCGGGCGGCCTGGAGTCCCTCCAGCACATCGTGGTGGCGGTCGCGGCGGGTGAGGGTCTTGAAGACGTCGGGGCGCAGGGTGTCGAGGGAGACGTTGACCCGGTCGAGGCCGGCGGCCTCAAGGGCGGTGGCGGTGCGCTTCAGACCTATCCCGTTGGTGGTCAGGGACATCCTGGGGCGCGGCTCCAGGGCGGCGCAGCGCTCGACGATGCCGACGAGACCGGGCCGCAGGAGCGGCTCCCCGCCGGTGAAGCGGACCTCGGTGATCCCCAGGTCGGTGACGGCGATACGGATCAGCCGGACGATCTCGTCGTCGGTGAGCAGCGTGGACTTGGTCAGCCACTGCAGGCCCTCTTCGGGCATGCAGTAGGCACAGCGCAGATTGCACCGGTCCGTGAGCGAGACCCTCAGGTCAGTGGCCACACGGCCGTACGTGTCGATGAGCACTGCAGGCCCCCTCCCCGGTCTCCGGAAGTCGTACGGGAACTCGTGTATCGCGTGTATACAGTCGAGCCTACGCGACACCTGTGACATCGACAGGTGCCGAAACCACGACGTGCGACGCGGCCGCGTCGTAGGACTCTACGACGCGGCCGCGCACCTGCGGATGACGAAGTGCTCCTCAGTGGGCGCCGACGCCCGTGAGGGACTTGACCTCCAGCTCGGCGTACTTGCCCTTGTCCGGCTCCTCCTTGGACAGGAGGGAGCCGAGCCAGCCGAGCAGGAAGCCCAGCGGGATGGAGACGAGGCCCGGGTTCTCCAGCGGGAACCAGGCGAAGTCCGCGGACGGGAACATCGACGTGGGCTTGCCGGAGACGACCGGGGAGAAGAGGACGAGCACCACCGAGGAGACCAGGCCACCGTAGATCGACCAGAGGGCTCCCTGGGTGGTGAACCGCTTCCAGAAGAGGCTGTAGAGGATCGTCGGCAGATTGGCGGACGCGGCGACCGCGAAGGCGAGCGCGACCAGTCCCGCCACGTTCAGGTCGCGGGCCATCGCACCCAGCGCGATGGAGACGATGCCGATGAAGACGGTCGCCCAGCGCGCCGCGCGGACCTCTTCCTTCTCGGTCGCCTGCCCCTTGCGGATGACGTTGGCGTAGATGTCGTGCGCGAACGACGAGGACGAGGCGAGGGTGAGGCCGGCGACGACGGCGAGGATGGTGGCGAAGGCGACCGCGGAGATGACGGCCAGCAGGATCGCGCCGCCCGCCGAGTCCGCTCCGCCGATGTGCAGGGCGAGCAGCGGCGCCGCCGTGTTGCCGGCCTTGTTCGACGCGGTGATCTCCTCGGGTCCGACGAGCGCGGCCGCGCCGAAGCCGAGCGCGATCGTCATCAGGTAGAAGGCGCCGATGATGCCGATGGCCCAGATGACGGACTTACGGGCGGCCTTGGCGGTCGGCACCGTGTAGAAGCGGATGAGGATGTGCGGCAGTCCCGCCGTGCCGAGCACGAGCGCGATGCCGAGCGAGATGAAGTCCAGCTTGGAGGTGCCGGTGGCACCGTACTTGAGGCCGGGCTCCAGGAACGCCGCGCCCTTGCCGCTCTGTTCGGCGGCCGTGCCGAGCAGGTCGGAGATGTTGAAGTCGAACTTCAGCAGCACCAGGAAGGTGATGAGCAGGGTGCCCGCGATGAGCAGGACGGCCTTGACCATCTGCACCCAGGTGGTGCCCTTCATGCCGCCGATCGTGACGTAAAGGATCATCAGAATGCCGACGAGACCGACGATCGCGATCTTCCCGGCGTCGCTGGTGATGCCGAGCAGCAGTGAGACGAGCACACCCGCACCCGCCATCTGCGCAAGCAGATAGAAGATCGAGACGACGATGGTGGAGGTGCCGGCAGCCGTGCGGACCGGGCGCTGGCGCATGCGGTACGCCAGGACGTCGCCCATGGTGTAGCGGCCGGAGTTGCGCAGCGGCTCGGCGACGAGCAGCAGGGCGACCAGCCAGGCG from Streptomyces sp. FIT100 includes these protein-coding regions:
- the moaA gene encoding GTP 3',8-cyclase MoaA, which translates into the protein MLIDTYGRVATDLRVSLTDRCNLRCAYCMPEEGLQWLTKSTLLTDDEIVRLIRIAVTDLGITEVRFTGGEPLLRPGLVGIVERCAALEPRPRMSLTTNGIGLKRTATALEAAGLDRVNVSLDTLRPDVFKTLTRRDRHHDVLEGLQAARDAGLTPVKVNTVLMPGLNDDEAPELLAWAVEHEYELRFIEQMPLDAQHGWKREGMITAGDILQSLRTRFTLTPEGDEARGSAPAERWIVDGGPHRVGVIASVTRPFCAACDRTRLTADGQVRTCLFAQEETDLRGALRSGAPDEEIARIWRLAMWGKKAGSGLDDPTFLQPTRPMSAIGG
- a CDS encoding cation acetate symporter, whose product is MSSITTLQSVQLAASSAANSTSEHRPLIITLFAAFVVATLFITVWAGRQTKDAADFYAGGRQFTGFQNGLAISGDYMSAASFLGIAGAIALFGYDGFLYSIGFLVAWLVALLLVAEPLRNSGRYTMGDVLAYRMRQRPVRTAAGTSTIVVSIFYLLAQMAGAGVLVSLLLGITSDAGKIAIVGLVGILMILYVTIGGMKGTTWVQMVKAVLLIAGTLLITFLVLLKFDFNISDLLGTAAEQSGKGAAFLEPGLKYGATGTSKLDFISLGIALVLGTAGLPHILIRFYTVPTAKAARKSVIWAIGIIGAFYLMTIALGFGAAALVGPEEITASNKAGNTAAPLLALHIGGADSAGGAILLAVISAVAFATILAVVAGLTLASSSSFAHDIYANVIRKGQATEKEEVRAARWATVFIGIVSIALGAMARDLNVAGLVALAFAVAASANLPTILYSLFWKRFTTQGALWSIYGGLVSSVVLVLFSPVVSGKPTSMFPSADFAWFPLENPGLVSIPLGFLLGWLGSLLSKEEPDKGKYAELEVKSLTGVGAH